The nucleotide sequence ACCTTGCGCAGACGCGTTTCGCCGTGAACAGCATCACCACCAGCGGGCGCTCCGATGGCGTTGCCATCTACATCTGGTCCACCAAGGACCGGCGGACCGGCCAGGTCGCGACTAATGAGACCTCGGAAGACGCGCTGCGCAAAGCCGTGGCGCGGTCAGAGGAACTGGCCGGTTTCGCGCCGCCCGATCCGGAATACGTCGAGCCGCTCAGCCCGCAGAAGTACCCGGAGATTCCCTCGTACGATGCGGCCACCGCCGCAGCGGCGCAGAAGGAGATCCTGAGTGCAGTGAAGACAGCCGTCGAGGCCTCGCAGGCCAAGGGCGTGGTCTCCTCCGGGTACTACGAGCGCACGGCTTCGGCCCTCGCCCTGGGCAACAAACGCGGCAATTTCGCCTATGCGACGCGCACGCGCGCGGAGTACTCGCTGACCTCACGGACGCCGGACGGCACCGGCTCGGGCTGGGCCTCAGCCGAAGGACATCGCATGGGCGACGTCGACGGCGCCCGCATCGCCGGCATCGCCATCGACAAAGCGGTGCTCTCCCGGAAGCCTCGGCCGCTGGAACCCGGCAAGTACACCGTCGTCCTTGAGTCGGCAGCCGTTTCGGATCTGCTCGCGTACATGTTTGGCCTCGGCGGCGTGTTCGACGCCCGTGCCGCCGAAGAAGGACGCTCGCTGTTCACCCGGCGCGGCGGCGGTACCCGGCTGGGCGAGAAGATGTTCTCCGAGAAGATCACCGTGCGCTCCGATCCCTTCGACTCGCGCAATCCCGGCCGTCCCTGGGTAGGCAACGTAGAGGTCGAGATCGGCGGCGTAGGGCAGATCTTCTTCGGGGGAGCAGGCGTCGCGGGCCCCAGCTATCTGCCCACAGAAAAGATCGACTGGATCGAAAAGGGCGTGGTGAAGAACCTGGTCTACACCCGCTACTGGGCGGAGAAGAAAGGCGTCAATCCGACGCCGCTGCCGGCGGCCAACCTGGTGATGGAAGGCGAAGACCACTCCGTCGAAGACCTGGTGCGTTCGACCGAGCGCGGCCTGCTGGTGACGCACTTCTGGTACATCCGCTACGTCAATCTGCAGACCGTGCAGGTCACCGGGCTGACCCGCGACGGCCTGTTTTGGATCGAGAACGGCAAGATCACGCACCCGGTCATGAACTTCCGCTTCAACGAAAGCCCCGCCAACGTGCTGGCCAACGTCGAAATGCTGGGCCGCCCCGAGCTTTCCGACAACCGCATCGTGCCCGCCATGAAGGTGCGGGATTTCACCTTCTCGAGCGTCTCAGACGCGGTGTAACACTCAGCACTCAGCCGAACCCAAGGTGTGGCTGAATGCTGACTGCTGATTGCTGACTGCTTCAGTAGATCTGATAGGCCGGCGCCGGGTTCCGCACGTTCGGCTTCTGCGCCACCAAGAGCAGCGCTCCGATGCGCTTGAAGTCGCGCAATTCCTCGGCGTTCTTGAACCACTTGCCCGTGTACTCGTCGGGTGTGGGCGTGTCGTCGGGGATACGCAACGCGCGCACTTCTTCGAAGGCGTTCCTCCGCAACAGCTCGACATACTCCGCTTCCGAGCGCGCGTGCACCGGGACCTTCAGCTCCTCCACCCAGCGCAGCGTGTAGGGATTGTCCCTGTACAGGTTGATCAGGATGTAGAGCCGCCCGCGCGGCGCCATTACCCGGAACAGTTCCGCCAGGGCTCGCTCCTGATCCGGGTAGTAATAGAACGACTCGACCGAAAGCACCTTGTCGAAGTAGTTTTCCTCCCAGGGGATCTGCTCCGCTGAGCCCCACACGTACATGATGTTCTCGAACTCGCGCGAGGCCGCGCGCGCGCGGCGAACCATCTCGTCGGAGATATCGAGACCCACCACCTGGCCGTGGCCCTGCGGACCGTCTCCCACCAGGCGCGCCAGGATGCGCGTGGCCCAGCCCACGCCGCATCCCAGGTCGAGCACGCGCTCGCCCGGACGCAGGTCCATCAGCCGCAACGTCTTCTCGGTTATATCGAGATGGTGCTTCTCCATCTCCTCGCCGCGGCCCTCTTCGGCCCAGCGGTTGAATTCCTGTTGCAGGATCTCGTCGGGTGACATCATGGCGGCTCAGTGGGCCTCAGGCTGATGGATTATCGCTTCTCGTTTACCGCTTATTGCTGACTTCTATGCTACATTTGCCCGTCGCATGGCTCCAGTCGCCGAACCTCAACCCCAGCCCTCCGAGCCCCTTTACTGTCCACAATGCAGCCGCGAAGTCACCGACCCGCTCACCTGCGGCGATTGCTCGGCGGTCATCTGCCGGCAGTGTGGCACTCCGCTCGAGCAAGCCGACGAACTGGGAATTGGGTGACCTGAGTCCATCATGTCTACTTCTTCCGCCTCCAAGGCCGTCCCCGCGCCGCACACGCATGTCCGCGCTTCCCGGGGTTTGCTGCAGGTTCTGGGCGTAGGCTTCGGACTGGCGGTCATCATCGGCAACACTATCGGCGCGGGCATCCTGCGTACGCCGGGCGAGGTGGCGGCGCAACTGCCGAACGTGTGGATCTTCCTCGCCGTGTGGGTGGCCGGAGGCCTGTACGCGCTGCTGGGCGCGTTCTCCATCTCCGAACTCAGCGCCATGACGCCGCGCTCGGGCGGCTATTACGTTTTCACCCGCAGGGCGCTGGGTGAGTTTCCCGGCTTCGCCGTCGGCTGGACGGACTGGCTGGCCCAATGCGGCACTACCGCCGCCGTATCTATCGTCATCGGCGAGTATGCCGACGTGCTTCTGCGCCGCCACGCGCCCACGCACCCTCAACTGTTCGGCCGCGAGATTCCCATCGCCATCACGGTCACCATCGGCATGGCGTTGCTGCAGTGGCGCGGCATCCGCTGGGGCAGTCTCATCCAGAACATCACCAGCGCGGCCAAGGCCCTGGGATTCGTGGCCCTGGTGGCCGCCATCTTCGCGCTCGCGCCCCGCACGCCGGAAGTCGCGCCCACGCCGCTGCCCGCTGGCCTGCCCCTGCTGGTGGCGCTGGTACTGGCGGCGCAAGCCGTCATCTACACCTATGACGGCTGGTATGGCGCCATCTATTTCGGCGAAGAGCTGCGCGATCCCGGCCGCGACGCTCCGCGCTCCACCATATGGGGCGTGGTCTCGCTGACGGCCATCTATGTCCTGGTCAACGCCGCGCTGGTGTACACGCTACCGATCGGCGCCATCGCCAAAGACAAGCTGGCGCTGGGTACGGCGGCCGCCACCATCTTCGGCGACTGGACCATCACCGTCATCAGCCTGCTGATGATCGTCTCCATGCTCAGCGGCATCAACGCCTACCATCTGATGGCCAGCCGCATCACCTTCGCCATGAGCCGCGACGGCTTGCTGCCGCCCGTGGTGGCCCGCGTGAACCCCGGCGGCACGCCGACCACCGCGCTGCTGCTGAGCACCGTGGGCAGCGTCGGACTCACCCTGCTGCCTCTGCTGCGGGTGGGCGAGAAGCGTCCCTTCGAGGACGTGCTCGCGGTCACTACCTTCTTCTTCGTGACTGACTATTTCCTCGCCTACCTGGCCGTCTTCCTGCTCCGTCGTCGCGAGCCGGCTGCGCCGCGTCCCTACCGCGCCTGGGGGTACCCGTGGACCACGGCGCTGGCGCTCCTGGGCTCGCTCGCTTTCCTCGCCGGAGCCTTGGCGGGCGACACCCGCAACAGCCTGTATGCCCTCGCCGTACTGGCCGGCTGTTACCCCGTTTTTCTTGTTCAGCGGTTCGTCAGAGTACGGCGCTAGCTCGTGGTCCCGAGCGACGCGAGGGACCCCTCTGCCCGGCTATGCCATTGGGGTGAACGTACGCTCAGAATGAGGACGGGAGGCCGAGCACTCCCAGGGATTCCTCACTGCGCTCGGTGACAACTCGAAAAATTACTTCGCCCTCGACCCTTCGGCCGGGCCGAAGAACACCAGCAGCACTAGGTCTTCGGTGATGTCATGGAAGCGATGGTCGGCGTTAGCGCCCACGAAGATCACCGATCCCGGCCCGACGTCCAGGTGCCGGGCGGTACCGTCGCCGTCGGAGAAGAACTTCGCGCGCCCGCTTACCACGTAATAGATCTCGTCTTCGGTGTGTGGCTTTTGCTTGTCCTCGGCGCCCGCCGGCAGTTCGTAGAGGCCTGCGCTCAGCCCGGCCGTGCGCAGGAATTCGCGGTACGCATGGCCCGCTTTGGCCCGCGCCTCCCTCAGTTCCATCGTATGAAACACCAGCATCTTCCTCTCCCGCACAGCGAGTGTTTCACGTAGCACGAACGCGATGCAAGAACCCTGCGGCCCCTCTTTCTCGAACCCGCAAGATAGGTTATCCTTCCTGCGCTTTTGGGGCCCCTGCAATGCTGGACTGGCTGAAGAGAATGTTCCGCGTTCCACAGCCGTCCGGCCCGCCGGTAAGCTTGCGGAAGTTCTCGCTGACCGATCGCCTGGTGTCCACCGACGGCGTCACCCTTGAACCAGACTCCTGGAGAATCGAGGCCACCGGCGAGCGCACCTTTCTGCTGTTTCAGGTGCCGCAGCCCGGCGTGGACCAGTGCATGCTCACCTACCGTGTGCAGATGAAGACCTCGGCCGTCCGCGGCGGCGTCTATCTGGAAATGTGGTGCGTGTTCGGCGGCAACGAGTATTTTTCCAAAGGCCTCCATTCCAAAGCCAGGGGCACCACCGACTGGGCGCCCTATCAGACGCCCTTCTACCTCAAGGCGGGCCAGTTCCCCGACCTGATCAAGCTCAACCTCACTTTCGAGGGCCCGGGCACCGTGTGGCTGAAGGATGTCGAACTGCTGAAAACGCCGCTGGCGTAGGGCTTGTTGTTTGGAATGAATTTTCGGAGGGGCACAGCTTCAGCCGTGCCGTTCGAGACTGATTGATTCAAATTGGCGCCCGACTGGCGGTGCCTGCACTGAGCGAAGTCGAAGGGAGCCAGCGCAGACGAGCGAGGGGGCAATAGGAGGGCCCCAAGCCCGAAAGCCGCACTACTTTTCCGCGCCGGCATCCATGCGGTAATCTGAATCGCCTCATTCCGGCAGACAGCAACATGGAACGTCCTCTCGAACAAGTCCTCGCCGATTACGACGACAAGGCCACGCTCGCCCAGGCCTGGACCATCCCCGCCTCCTGGTACACGGATGCGCGCCTCGCGGAGCTCGAGCGCCGCAGGGTTTTCGGCCGCACCTGGCAGATGGTGGGCCGCGCCGAACAGGTGGCCGAGCCGGGACAATACGTCACCGCCGAGGTCGCCGGTGAGCCGGTCGTCGTCGTGCGCGGCGAGGACCGTGTGCTGCGCGCCTTCTACAACGTGTGCCGGCACCACGCCGCCGCGGTGATGACCGAGCCGGCAGGCACGTGCTCCCTCATGCGCTGCCCGTACCATTCCTGGACCTACGGTCTGGACGGCTCGCTCAAAGGCACGCCGGATTTCGCCGGCGTCGCCGATTTTGACCGCGCCGCCAATGGCCTGCTGCCCGTTCGCGTCGAAACCTGGGAACAGTTCGTCTTCGTCAACCTCGACCTGCAGGCTCCCAACTTTGCCGATCACCTCGGCGGCATGGCGGCGCGCATCGCCCCGCTCAACCTGGGTTCGCTGCACTTCGTCGAACGTCGCGTCTTCCCGTTGCAATGCAACTGGAAAGTCTTCGTGGATAACTACCTCGACGGCGGCTACCACGTCCCGTATTTGCACAAGGGGCTGAGCAGCGTGCTCGACTACGCCGGCTACACCATCGAGTGCGAGGACCGCTACTGCCTGCAGTCCTCGCCGGTGAAAGCGGAGGGCGGCGAAGCGGCCACCGCCGCTGTCCGCAAAGGAGAGGCCCTTTACTTCTGGCTCTACCCCAACCTCATGCTGAACTGGTACGAGGGCTATCTCGACACCAACCTCGTTCTGCCGTCGGGCATCGACCGCTGCCAGGTAATCTTCGACTTCTACTTTGCCGATGTCAGCGAGAAAGCGGCCGAGCACAACCGCAAAAGTATCGAGGTCAGCCAGCGCGTACAGGACGAGGACCACGCTATCTGCGAATCCGTGCAGCGCGGGCTGAATTCACGCGCCTACCGCGCCGGCCGCCTCTCCGTCCGCCGCGAAGCCGGCGAGCACCTGTTCCACCGCTTGCTGGCGAAAGACCTCAAGAGTGGCTTGGAACGCGAGAGAGCGGCGGCAGACTAGGCGGCTGGTGGAAGCCGTCATCCTGAGCGATGGAGGCTCCCGCGCGTATTCACCAGCGCGGGAAACCTGAGCGAAGGACCTCGGTGTTGCGTTCCGACTCGCCTCTCTAGTCGAACACCACCGTCTTGTTCGCATACAGCAGGATCCTGCTTTCGATGTGCCACCGCACCGCGCGTGACAGCACAACCTTCTCCAGGTCCCTGCCCTTCTGCATCAGGTCTTCGAGCGTGTCGCGATGCGAGACCCGCACCACGTCCTGCTCGATGATGGGTCCTTCGTCCAGCGCTTCGGTCACATAGTGGCTGGTTGCTCCGATCAGCTTCACGCCGCGCTGGTACGCCTGGTGGTACGGCCTCGCACCCACGAACGCCGGCAGGAACGAATGGTGGATGTTGATGATGCGTTGCGGATAGCGGTCGGTGAAGTTTTTCGAGAGAACTTGCATGTAACGGGCGAGCACCACGAGATCGACGCCCTGCTTCTCGATGAGCTCTACCTGCTGCCGTTCTGCTTCCGCCTTATTCTCTTTCGTGACAGCGACCTCGTGATATGGGATGCGATAGAACTCTGCCCAGCGCCGGTTGTCGGGGTGATTGCTGACGATGCAGGGAATGTCGCAGGCCAGTTCGCCCGCCTGGTGCCGGTAGAGCAGATCGACCAGGCAATGATCATAGCGTGAAACGAAGATGGCCACCCGCGGCCGGTGGCTGGAAAGGGCCAGCCTCCACTGCATCTTGAACCGCCCGGCCAGCGGTGCGAAGTGGCGCTCAAAGTCCCCCGGCGCGATGGCGAAGCCCGCCAGGTCCCACTCCACACGCATCAGGAACAAATCGAGTTCCGGGTCCTGGTGCTGATCCGAGTGCAGGATGTTGCCGTTGTTGCGGAAGATGAAGTCCGCAATCGCCGCCGAGAGCCCTTTGCGGTCCGGACAACTGACCAGCAGGATGGCGGTGTTCTTCATGGGCGAAGGATGCCTTGACCACTAAGCCATGGAGACACAGAGAAAGACCGGATGGACTGCGAAGTCCGAGGCACGAACAACCCTCGAACGCGTGAGTCTGCTCTTGATTTGCGGTTTTTCTCCGTGTCTCCGTGTCTCTGTGGTGAAATCTACTGTCTCAGGTCTTTCAATATCTCTCTCGCCGCATTCGCGCCCGATCCGCCCGTGAGTCCCGTCCCGGGGTGCGTCCCCGAACCGCACAGGTACAGCCCGCGGATGGGTGTGCGGTAGCGCGCCCAGCCCAGCAGCGGCCGCATGGTGAAGATCTGGTCCAGCGCCAGGTCGCCGTGGAAGATGTGCCCGCCGGTCAGGCCGTACGCCTGCTCCAGGTCGAGCGGCGTGATCACTTCTCCGCCCACCACCAGCGACGCCAAGCCGGGAGCGTAGCGCTCCAGCGTTTCCAGCACCACGCGGCCCAGCTCCTCGCGTCGGTTGTTCCAGTCTCCGTTCTTGAGTTTGTAAGGAGCAAACTGCATGGTCACGCTCATCACGTGCTTGCCCGCCGGCGCGAGCGAAGGATCGGAAAGCGAGGGAATCATCACGTCCAGGTACGGCTCTGGCGAGAAGTCGCCGTACTTCGAGGCGTCGAACGCGCGCTCCAGGTAGTCGATCTCCGGACCGATGTGGATTCTTCCCGCCAGCATGTTGTCGCTGCCGTCGCCCAAATCCTGCAGCGCGGTGAACTTCGGTAGGCCGCCCAGCGCCAGATTCACTTTCGCCGTGACACCGGGCGCGCGGTAACTCTCCATGCGCAGGATGAAGGTGGGCGTAAGGTGTACCGGGTCGATCAGTTGCAGGAACGTGCGCCGCGGGTCGGCGCTGGAAACCACCTTTTGCGCGACAATCTCTTCCCCGTTGGCCAGCACGACGCCCGTGGCCAAGCCGTCCTTCACCAGGATCCGGGCGACTTCGGCGCCGGTGCGGATCTGCGCGCCCGCCTGCTGTGCCGCGGCAGCCATGGCCTCGGTGAGCGCGCCCATGCCGCCGCTGGCAAAGCACGCCGGACCCGCCGGATGCGGGTCGCACGCTGCGCGCAGCAGCAGCAGCGCCCCCGAGCCCGCCGACCATGGCCCGGCAAAGCTGCCAAAAATGCCGCGCGCCGCGATCGAGGCGCGCAGCAGCTCGGTCTCGAAGAACTCGGCCACCAGGTCGGCCGCCGCCATCGGCATCCAGCGCAGCAGCCGGTACAGGTCTTTGTCACCCAGCTTCCGCAGGTCGCGACCCGTGCGCAGCAGGCCCCACAGCTCGCCGGTCGTGGGATTCTCGATCTCGGGCGGCGTCGTGGCCAGCAGCTTGCCCAGGAAACCGCCCAGCCGCTCCAGGGCTTGGCAGAATTTCGGATAGGCCGCTGCATCCTTGGTCGAGAGCGCGGCGATCTGCCGCACCGTGCGCGCCGTGTCTTCATAGAGCACGAGCGCCCGGCCGTCTGGCGCAGGTGCGAACAGCCGCGGATCGGGATGGACCATCCTCAAACCGTGGCGCTCGAGCTGCATGTCGCGCACCACGTCGGCACGAAGCGGGCCTGCGGCGTGCGCCAGCGTCGAGCAGCGGAATCCGGGATGGAACTCTTCCGTGACTGCGGCGCCGCCCACCGCGGCGCGCCGCTCCAGCACCAGCGGCTTGCGTCCCGCGCGCGCCAGGTAAAAAGCGGTGACCAGGGCGTTGTGCCCGCCGCCCACGATCACGATGTCGCGCACGTTGGCGATGGCCTGCCTACCTGCCTTTCCCGTCTTTCAGGATTTCCAGCGCCGCCAGCCTGCCCGGCGCGCCCATGATGCCGCCCCCGGGATGGGTCGCCGAGCCGCACATGTACAGGTTTTGAATGGGCGTGCGGTACTGCGCCCAGCCCGGCACCGGACGCAGGAAGAAAAGCTGCTCCAGCGACAACTCGCCCTGGAAGATGTTGCCCTCCGAAAGTCCCCACTCCCGCTCCAGGTCGAGCGGCGTCACCACCTGCCGGTGCAGGATGATGTTCCGCAGGTTGGGCGCGTGCTCGGCGATGGTTTCTACTACCGTGTCCCCGAAGGCTTCCCGCTCCTTGTCCCAGTCGCCGTTCAGTTTGTAGGGCGCGTACTGCACGAAGCAGGACATCACGTGCTTGCCCGGCGGCGCGACGGATGGATCGGTCAGGCTGGGAATCACGATGTCGATGTACGGGCGCCGCGAGTAGCGGCCGTACTTGGCGTCGTCGTAGGCGCGCTCCATGTAGTCGACGCTGGGGGAGATGGAGATCGCACCGCGCAGGTGCAGCCCCGCGCCGGGCAGGCAGGTGAAGTTCGGCAGCCCGTCCAGCGCCATGTTCACCTTGCCTGACGACCCGCGGAACTTGTAGCGGTTCACTTCTTCCAGAAAGTCATCGGGCAGGTGGCCGCGCTCGATCATCTTCACGAACGTCAGCCGCGGATCGACGCTCGAGGAGACCACGTCGGCGTGGAACTCGTCGCCGTTCTCCAGCACCACGCCTGTTGCCTTCCCTTCCCGCACCAGGATGCGAGCAATGGGCGACTCGGTCCGTATCTCCGCCCCCGCCTCGCGCGCCGCCGCAGCGATGGAATTGGAGATGGCGCCGGTGCCGCCGCGCGCGAATCCCCAGGAGCGGAACGCGCCGTCGATCTCTCCCATGTAGTGGTGCAGCAGCACGTACGCCGTCCCCGGCGAGCGCACGCCCAGGAACGTCCCGATGATGCCCGAGGCCGACATGGTCGCCTTCAACACGTCGGTCTCGAACCACTGGTCCAGGAAGTCCACGGCGCTCATGGTCATCAGGCGCACGTGCAGGTACTTCTCCTCCTCCGGAAGCGCCTTGAAGCGCTTGCCCAGGAACAGCAGCTTGCTCAGCTCCTTCCACGCCAGCTTCGTAGGATCGGGCGGCGTCATTGCCAGGATGGGCTTCACGAACCGGCAAAGCTGCACCATCGCCTTGCCGAACTCTTCGTACGCCTCCGCATCCAGCCGCGAATGGCGCGCGATCTCGCGTCGGGTTTTGGCGTGGTCGTTCACTCGCCACAGGTAATCGCCGCTGGGCATGGGCGTGAACGTGCCGTCGAGCGGCAGGATTTCCAGCCCGTGGCGCGGCAAGTCGAGGTCGCGGATGATCTCCGGCCGCAGCAGCGACACTACGTACGAGCACACCGAGAACTTGAAGCCGGGGAAGACTTCTTCCGTGCAGGCCGCCCCGCCCAGCACGTGGCGCCTCTCCAGCAGCAGGACTTTCTTGCCCGCCTTGGCCAGATAAGCGGCGTTGACCAGGCCATTGTGGCCTCCGCCGATGACGATGACGTCGTATTTCTGGGCCATAGAGTGTGCGACCGCACGCCCTGCGGGGCCCGCGCCCCGGAAGGAAGCAGACATTCTAAAGGCGCTGTCCGGAGTTTGTCTCGCTTGCGGGAATCGATCACCGCCGCAGGCCCGCATCACCCACCGGATGGGGCTCCTGGATGCGGATGACGCCGCCCGCACCGGGCCTTTATAATCCGCCTTCGGCTTGCAGCCGGAGAATCGCCGTGCCCATCGGAACCGCCTTCCACGAACGCACCTTCGCGCTCTGTGAGAGCTTGAACTACCGCGAGTGGTCCGGCTATTACACGGTCAGCGCCTACGAGACCCATCACGAGCACGAGTACAACGCCATCCGCAACTCGGTGGCGCTCATCGATGTCTCTCCGCTCTTCAAGTATCTGGTCACCGGCCGCGACGCCACGCGCCTGGTGAACCGCATCATTGCCCGCGACATTCACAAGGTCGCCGTCGGTCAGGTGATCTACTGCTGCTGGTGCGATGAGCAGGGCAAGGTGATCGACGACGGCACCATCACCCGCCTCGAATCCAACGCCTACCGCTGGACCGCCGCCGACCCCAGCCTGCGCTGGTTCCGCCAGAACGCGCTGGGCATGCAGGTGGAGGTTACGGAGATCTCCGAGCAGGTCGCAGCGCTCGCGCTGCAGGGTCCCGCCTCCGGGCTCCTGCTCAAGAAGATCACCGAAGCGGACATCGAGAACCTCAAGTACTTCCGCATGACGCGCGGCACGATCGCCGGCGTTCCCGTGGACATCTCGCGTACCGGCTATACCGGCGACCTCGGCTACGAGATCTGGATCCCCTGGGAGCGCGCGCTGATGGTCTGGGACGCCATTACCGATGCGGGCCGTGAATTCGACCTCCATCCCGCCGGCATGCTTGCGCTTGACATCGCCCGCATCGAGGCCGGCCTGCTCCTGATCGAAGTGGACTACATCAGCAGCCGCCGCGCCATGATTGAAGCCCAAAAGTTCTCGCCCTATGAGATCGGCCTGGGCAAGATGGTGCATCTCGACAAGCAGGACCCGTTCATCGGACAGCAGGCGCTGATCGAAGAGCATAAACGCGGTCCGGCGCGCCAGCTCGTCGGCCTGGAGATCCACTGGCCCGAGGTCGAAGAGCTCTACGAATCCGTGGGCCTGGCGCCGCAGGCGCCCGCGCAGGCCTCGCGCGTGCATGTCCCGGTCTACGATCGCGGCAAGCAGGTCGGCAAAGCGACCTCCACCACCTGGTCGCCGACGCTCAAGAAGATGATCGCGCTGGCCAGCATCGCCACGCCGCACGCCGCCGCCGGCACCGTGCTCGAACTCGAACTCACCGTGGAGGCCGTGCGCTACACCGTGGGCGCGACCGTGGTGCCGCTTCCCTTCTTCAACCCCAGGCGCAAGACGGCCACGCCGCTCTCCAAGGTCGACCCCTTCGCCGAGTAGCTGCGGCCATGCTTTCCCAGCGCCTCGCTTCGCTCCA is from Terriglobales bacterium and encodes:
- a CDS encoding aminomethyltransferase family protein, whose amino-acid sequence is MPIGTAFHERTFALCESLNYREWSGYYTVSAYETHHEHEYNAIRNSVALIDVSPLFKYLVTGRDATRLVNRIIARDIHKVAVGQVIYCCWCDEQGKVIDDGTITRLESNAYRWTAADPSLRWFRQNALGMQVEVTEISEQVAALALQGPASGLLLKKITEADIENLKYFRMTRGTIAGVPVDISRTGYTGDLGYEIWIPWERALMVWDAITDAGREFDLHPAGMLALDIARIEAGLLLIEVDYISSRRAMIEAQKFSPYEIGLGKMVHLDKQDPFIGQQALIEEHKRGPARQLVGLEIHWPEVEELYESVGLAPQAPAQASRVHVPVYDRGKQVGKATSTTWSPTLKKMIALASIATPHAAAGTVLELELTVEAVRYTVGATVVPLPFFNPRRKTATPLSKVDPFAE
- a CDS encoding cupin domain-containing protein, whose protein sequence is MLVFHTMELREARAKAGHAYREFLRTAGLSAGLYELPAGAEDKQKPHTEDEIYYVVSGRAKFFSDGDGTARHLDVGPGSVIFVGANADHRFHDITEDLVLLVFFGPAEGSRAK
- a CDS encoding methyltransferase domain-containing protein, encoding MMSPDEILQQEFNRWAEEGRGEEMEKHHLDITEKTLRLMDLRPGERVLDLGCGVGWATRILARLVGDGPQGHGQVVGLDISDEMVRRARAASREFENIMYVWGSAEQIPWEENYFDKVLSVESFYYYPDQERALAELFRVMAPRGRLYILINLYRDNPYTLRWVEELKVPVHARSEAEYVELLRRNAFEEVRALRIPDDTPTPDEYTGKWFKNAEELRDFKRIGALLLVAQKPNVRNPAPAYQIY
- a CDS encoding TldD/PmbA family protein encodes the protein MLSRDDARKLIDQVLSYSKADDCQVTIGERDLAQTRFAVNSITTSGRSDGVAIYIWSTKDRRTGQVATNETSEDALRKAVARSEELAGFAPPDPEYVEPLSPQKYPEIPSYDAATAAAAQKEILSAVKTAVEASQAKGVVSSGYYERTASALALGNKRGNFAYATRTRAEYSLTSRTPDGTGSGWASAEGHRMGDVDGARIAGIAIDKAVLSRKPRPLEPGKYTVVLESAAVSDLLAYMFGLGGVFDARAAEEGRSLFTRRGGGTRLGEKMFSEKITVRSDPFDSRNPGRPWVGNVEVEIGGVGQIFFGGAGVAGPSYLPTEKIDWIEKGVVKNLVYTRYWAEKKGVNPTPLPAANLVMEGEDHSVEDLVRSTERGLLVTHFWYIRYVNLQTVQVTGLTRDGLFWIENGKITHPVMNFRFNESPANVLANVEMLGRPELSDNRIVPAMKVRDFTFSSVSDAV
- a CDS encoding NAD(P)/FAD-dependent oxidoreductase, producing MAQKYDVIVIGGGHNGLVNAAYLAKAGKKVLLLERRHVLGGAACTEEVFPGFKFSVCSYVVSLLRPEIIRDLDLPRHGLEILPLDGTFTPMPSGDYLWRVNDHAKTRREIARHSRLDAEAYEEFGKAMVQLCRFVKPILAMTPPDPTKLAWKELSKLLFLGKRFKALPEEEKYLHVRLMTMSAVDFLDQWFETDVLKATMSASGIIGTFLGVRSPGTAYVLLHHYMGEIDGAFRSWGFARGGTGAISNSIAAAAREAGAEIRTESPIARILVREGKATGVVLENGDEFHADVVSSSVDPRLTFVKMIERGHLPDDFLEEVNRYKFRGSSGKVNMALDGLPNFTCLPGAGLHLRGAISISPSVDYMERAYDDAKYGRYSRRPYIDIVIPSLTDPSVAPPGKHVMSCFVQYAPYKLNGDWDKEREAFGDTVVETIAEHAPNLRNIILHRQVVTPLDLEREWGLSEGNIFQGELSLEQLFFLRPVPGWAQYRTPIQNLYMCGSATHPGGGIMGAPGRLAALEILKDGKGR
- a CDS encoding aromatic ring-hydroxylating dioxygenase subunit alpha, with the translated sequence MERPLEQVLADYDDKATLAQAWTIPASWYTDARLAELERRRVFGRTWQMVGRAEQVAEPGQYVTAEVAGEPVVVVRGEDRVLRAFYNVCRHHAAAVMTEPAGTCSLMRCPYHSWTYGLDGSLKGTPDFAGVADFDRAANGLLPVRVETWEQFVFVNLDLQAPNFADHLGGMAARIAPLNLGSLHFVERRVFPLQCNWKVFVDNYLDGGYHVPYLHKGLSSVLDYAGYTIECEDRYCLQSSPVKAEGGEAATAAVRKGEALYFWLYPNLMLNWYEGYLDTNLVLPSGIDRCQVIFDFYFADVSEKAAEHNRKSIEVSQRVQDEDHAICESVQRGLNSRAYRAGRLSVRREAGEHLFHRLLAKDLKSGLERERAAAD
- the purU gene encoding formyltetrahydrofolate deformylase; this encodes MKNTAILLVSCPDRKGLSAAIADFIFRNNGNILHSDQHQDPELDLFLMRVEWDLAGFAIAPGDFERHFAPLAGRFKMQWRLALSSHRPRVAIFVSRYDHCLVDLLYRHQAGELACDIPCIVSNHPDNRRWAEFYRIPYHEVAVTKENKAEAERQQVELIEKQGVDLVVLARYMQVLSKNFTDRYPQRIINIHHSFLPAFVGARPYHQAYQRGVKLIGATSHYVTEALDEGPIIEQDVVRVSHRDTLEDLMQKGRDLEKVVLSRAVRWHIESRILLYANKTVVFD
- a CDS encoding APC family permease codes for the protein MSTSSASKAVPAPHTHVRASRGLLQVLGVGFGLAVIIGNTIGAGILRTPGEVAAQLPNVWIFLAVWVAGGLYALLGAFSISELSAMTPRSGGYYVFTRRALGEFPGFAVGWTDWLAQCGTTAAVSIVIGEYADVLLRRHAPTHPQLFGREIPIAITVTIGMALLQWRGIRWGSLIQNITSAAKALGFVALVAAIFALAPRTPEVAPTPLPAGLPLLVALVLAAQAVIYTYDGWYGAIYFGEELRDPGRDAPRSTIWGVVSLTAIYVLVNAALVYTLPIGAIAKDKLALGTAAATIFGDWTITVISLLMIVSMLSGINAYHLMASRITFAMSRDGLLPPVVARVNPGGTPTTALLLSTVGSVGLTLLPLLRVGEKRPFEDVLAVTTFFFVTDYFLAYLAVFLLRRREPAAPRPYRAWGYPWTTALALLGSLAFLAGALAGDTRNSLYALAVLAGCYPVFLVQRFVRVRR
- a CDS encoding NAD(P)/FAD-dependent oxidoreductase, with protein sequence MRDIVIVGGGHNALVTAFYLARAGRKPLVLERRAAVGGAAVTEEFHPGFRCSTLAHAAGPLRADVVRDMQLERHGLRMVHPDPRLFAPAPDGRALVLYEDTARTVRQIAALSTKDAAAYPKFCQALERLGGFLGKLLATTPPEIENPTTGELWGLLRTGRDLRKLGDKDLYRLLRWMPMAAADLVAEFFETELLRASIAARGIFGSFAGPWSAGSGALLLLRAACDPHPAGPACFASGGMGALTEAMAAAAQQAGAQIRTGAEVARILVKDGLATGVVLANGEEIVAQKVVSSADPRRTFLQLIDPVHLTPTFILRMESYRAPGVTAKVNLALGGLPKFTALQDLGDGSDNMLAGRIHIGPEIDYLERAFDASKYGDFSPEPYLDVMIPSLSDPSLAPAGKHVMSVTMQFAPYKLKNGDWNNRREELGRVVLETLERYAPGLASLVVGGEVITPLDLEQAYGLTGGHIFHGDLALDQIFTMRPLLGWARYRTPIRGLYLCGSGTHPGTGLTGGSGANAAREILKDLRQ